Below is a window of Candidatus Krumholzibacteriia bacterium DNA.
GCCTTGGTGGCGTGCACGATGCGCTGCTCCAGCGAGCCCTCCCAGGAAATACCGCGGCGGCGCAGTTCGTGGGTGTACACCGAGTCCAGGCGGTGGGTCACCGTGGCGGCGATGCCGCAGGCGAGCAGCAAGGGCAGCACGACGACGTAGTCCCCGGTGAGCTCGGCCACCAGCACCGTCGCCGTCATCGGCGCGTGCGTGGTGGCGGCGATGAGGGCGCCCATGCCGACCAGGGCGTAGGAGGCCACCGAGGCCGTGGTGTCCGGGAAAAGATGATGGATGCCGCCGCCCAAGGAACCGCCCACCGCGGCACCGATGAAAAGCGTCGGGGTGAAGACGCCGCCCGGGCTGCCGGAGGTGACGGAAAACGTCGTCGCCAGGATCTTGGCGACGAGCAACAGTGCCAGGGTGCCGAGGGCGACCCGCTCGTTGAGGATGCCCACCAGCGTCTCGTAGCCGTTCCCGGTGACCTGCGGCAGCCAGAGGGCGAGGACGCCGACGAGGAGGCCGCCGACCCCGGCCCGGGCCCAGCGTGGCAGCGCCAACTGGCTGAAACCGCGCTCTCCCAAACGCAAGGCGCCGAGGAAGAATGCCGCCGCCAGGCCGGTGGCGAGACCCAGAAGCGCGTAGGCGAGGAGCTCCTGCGGCGTGCGCAAGATGAACTCCGGCACCGCATAGATCGGCCCCTCCCAGACCACGACGCGCACCAGCACGGTGGCCACCACCGCTGCCACCACGGTGGGACCGATGAGGTCGGTGGAGAAGCTGCCAGCGACCACCTCGAGGACGAAGAGGGTGCCCGCGATGGGGGTGTTGTAGGCGGCCGCGATGCCGGCGCCGGCGCCGGCAGCCACCAGCACGCGCAGGCGCAGCTCGGTGAGCTGGAAGAAGCGGCCGAGACGCGAACCCAGCGCCGAAGACAGCTGCACGATGGGGCCTTCGCGACCGACGGAGCCGCCGGTCGCCATGGCCAGCACCGAGGCCAATGCGGTGATCAAGGCGCGGGAGACGCTGACGATGCCGCGGCGCAGCGTCACCGCCTCCATGATGCCGGACATCCCGCCGCTGGCGCCGCCGCGCAGGGTGAACTGCACCAGGAGACCGGCGAGAACTCCCCCCGCGGCGGGAACGAAGAGGCGCAGCCAGGGCGAGGCGTTGCTCACCGCC
It encodes the following:
- a CDS encoding chloride channel protein — its product is MRVETPRLPGADVLADVRRLPLGTARGFLAFLRDEHSHFFLLSAVVGLFAGGVALGVRWLSESITRVVFGGSGDLYEAVSNASPWLRLFVPAAGGVLAGLLVQFTLRGGASGGMSGIMEAVTLRRGIVSVSRALITALASVLAMATGGSVGREGPIVQLSSALGSRLGRFFQLTELRLRVLVAAGAGAGIAAAYNTPIAGTLFVLEVVAGSFSTDLIGPTVVAAVVATVLVRVVVWEGPIYAVPEFILRTPQELLAYALLGLATGLAAAFFLGALRLGERGFSQLALPRWARAGVGGLLVGVLALWLPQVTGNGYETLVGILNERVALGTLALLLVAKILATTFSVTSGSPGGVFTPTLFIGAAVGGSLGGGIHHLFPDTTASVASYALVGMGALIAATTHAPMTATVLVAELTGDYVVVLPLLLACGIAATVTHRLDSVYTHELRRRGISWEGSLEQRIVHATKARDLMRTDVPLLRATTPFEEVVRLFTNSRVPTLYVGDEQGNLTGAIELHAVKNILSVQELSSLLIAEDLAETARSVPADASLAAVNEKLWFIDTGEVAVVENGPGSRFLGVVTRRDLLGFLDREILRRNLLLGEVRWRDGMESGSNPLELPEGYRLQSVRVPPPLVGKNLAQAEIRSRHGLNVIVVERMGTSGRKDYHAPQPDFILAQGDSLLVVGASDDVATFAKLR